One region of Brachyspira hampsonii genomic DNA includes:
- a CDS encoding patatin-like phospholipase family protein produces MDKLGLVLDGGGGKGAYQIGVWKYLKEVGLDRNIKAVSGASVGALNACLFALDNHNLAEKIWTREIKDKILSIDIESTIKGFGKYGAMLMTNPAVAAFVGILASTGVLSRDGLVSIINKHIDLNYISNMDFPIYCACTHIPSFNAHYFKLNGRSEKDMIDILLASSAIPILFPVEKVDSEVYLDGGIKDNSPLTPLYDEGCTDIMVIHLKADEIIKDRRDSSATIYEICPQEDLGNLINGTLDFSPEGAYRRIEQGYNDAKEVLEAAVEIAKAQAGIIRDLDIMKSHEKAFKQNRKQALEERQKLKANLNSTMESFINIEEAKKNYLKEQKRKNIE; encoded by the coding sequence ATGGATAAATTGGGGCTTGTTTTGGACGGCGGAGGCGGTAAGGGCGCTTATCAAATCGGCGTTTGGAAGTATTTAAAAGAGGTTGGGCTTGACAGAAATATAAAGGCTGTTTCGGGGGCTTCTGTAGGGGCTTTGAATGCATGTCTTTTTGCTTTGGACAATCACAATCTAGCCGAGAAAATTTGGACTAGAGAAATCAAAGACAAAATATTAAGCATTGACATAGAAAGCACTATTAAAGGTTTCGGCAAATATGGTGCTATGCTTATGACCAATCCCGCTGTTGCTGCTTTTGTGGGTATTCTTGCTTCTACAGGTGTTCTCTCTAGGGACGGACTTGTGAGCATCATAAACAAGCATATTGATTTAAACTATATTTCAAATATGGATTTTCCTATTTACTGTGCCTGCACTCATATACCTTCATTCAATGCCCATTATTTCAAATTAAATGGAAGAAGTGAAAAGGATATGATTGATATACTTCTTGCATCATCTGCCATACCTATTTTATTTCCTGTAGAGAAAGTTGACAGCGAGGTATATTTGGACGGAGGTATAAAAGATAATTCTCCTCTTACTCCGCTTTATGATGAAGGCTGTACTGATATAATGGTTATACATTTGAAGGCTGATGAGATTATAAAAGACAGAAGAGATTCATCGGCTACTATATACGAGATATGTCCTCAGGAAGATTTAGGCAATCTTATAAATGGTACTTTGGATTTTTCTCCAGAAGGTGCATACAGGAGAATTGAACAGGGTTATAATGATGCCAAAGAAGTTTTAGAAGCTGCTGTTGAAATTGCTAAGGCTCAGGCTGGGATAATAAGAGATTTAGATATTATGAAAAGTCATGAAAAAGCATTCAAGCAAAATAGGAAACAAGCACTAGAAGAAAGACAGAAATTAAAAGCTAATTTAAACAGCACAATGGAATCATTTATAAACATAGAAGAGGCTAAAAAAAATTATCTAAAAGAACAGAAAAGAAAAAATATTGAATAA
- a CDS encoding phosphoribosyltransferase produces the protein MSNIFTAYKKFSVDNIPITALGDLYKELGDELRAFKKKDIDFPIKIIEQIKNYYYDYIKTNNKKFDIILYVPSNKNNGVMDFFADYISKEFNIEKYKLIKIKKDIKEQKFLEALKERSENIKNAFEIVNYYKLKNKNILLIDDVYASGETIKEIIKIFKSFDFNYNLEILIFCYRNHIFY, from the coding sequence ATGAGTAATATTTTTACTGCTTATAAAAAATTCAGCGTAGATAATATACCAATAACAGCATTAGGCGATTTGTATAAAGAGCTTGGCGATGAATTAAGGGCATTTAAAAAAAAGGATATTGATTTTCCTATAAAAATAATAGAGCAAATAAAAAATTATTATTATGATTATATAAAAACAAATAATAAAAAATTTGACATTATACTTTATGTGCCTTCAAATAAAAATAACGGTGTAATGGATTTTTTTGCTGATTATATTTCTAAAGAGTTCAATATAGAAAAATATAAACTTATAAAAATAAAAAAAGATATAAAAGAACAAAAATTTTTGGAAGCTCTAAAAGAGAGAAGTGAAAACATTAAAAATGCTTTTGAAATAGTAAATTATTATAAACTCAAAAATAAAAATATACTCTTAATAGATGATGTTTATGCTTCTGGAGAAACGATAAAAGAAATTATAAAAATATTTAAAAGCTTTGATTTTAATTATAATTTAGAGATATTAATTTTTTGTTATAGGAATCATATTTTTTATTAA
- the ppdK gene encoding pyruvate, phosphate dikinase: protein MASKKMVYFFGNGKSEGAKETKALLGGKGLGLAQMTESKVPVPAGFTITTEVCDYYSKNKSYPKGLEKLVDENIKKLEKAMGMQFGNPKQPLLVSVRSGAAISMPGMMDTILNLGINEKVVEGLVEKTNNPRFAWDAYRRFIQMFGDVAMGVDHDKFEEILDERKRDIAPKVGKAEKDVKDTDLDVEDLKIVVEKYKAMYKEDKGEEFPEDPKVQLWHAINAVFRSWNNPRAEAYRKLNDIRGLLGTAVNVQAMVFGNMGNTSATGVCFSRNPSTGENKFYGEFLINAQGEDVVAGIRTPQEITLEGSLEWAKNNSISEEERKSKYPSLEEVMPNVYKQLVSYKNQLEKYYSDMQDMEFTIQEGKLYMLQTRNGKRTAAAAVRIAVELAEAKIISKEEAIMRVNPSDLDQLLHPMFDPAAKKGAKVLAKGLNASPGAAVGKVVFAADRAEAMKEAGEQVVLVRIETSPEDIKGMNAAEGILTARGGSTSHAAVVARGMGKCCVAGCSALEIDYSNKCMKVGDDVINEGDYISIDGSTGEVMLGQVATKDSEMSEDFKKLMQWADEIRIKNKFEVHTNADTPNDAQIARKFGAEGIGLCRTEHMFFNADRIKSVRQLILVAEEVKQLKEKLEAAEKIGDKKTIEELEPLYREPRKLYDEALDNILPMQREDFIGIFTAMNGYPVTIRLLDPPLHEFIPHEDSQLQELSSEMNVPFDKLKAIRDSLHEFNPMLGHRGCRLGITYPEIYDMQARAILEAAVKVKKNGVDVHPEIMIPLVGTLKELKIIKDRIIKIADEVFEKEGSKVDYKVGTMIEVPRAALVADKIATEAEFFSFGTNDLTQMGGGFSRDDAGKFLKDYVNKEIYEKDPFQSLDQEGIGELLRIGVTKGRAANKKLVVGICGEHGGDPATVMFCYSIGLNYVSCSPYRVPIARLAAAQGIISSKTAKKPAAAKKPTAKKADSKTASAKKTASKVTASKKAPAKKTPAKKTSGRKK, encoded by the coding sequence GCAGTTCGGAAATCCAAAACAGCCGCTTTTGGTTTCAGTTCGTTCAGGAGCTGCTATATCTATGCCTGGTATGATGGATACTATACTTAATCTAGGTATTAATGAAAAAGTAGTAGAGGGTCTTGTAGAAAAAACTAATAACCCTAGATTTGCTTGGGATGCTTATAGAAGATTTATACAGATGTTCGGTGATGTTGCTATGGGTGTTGATCATGATAAGTTTGAGGAGATATTAGACGAGAGAAAAAGAGATATAGCACCTAAAGTTGGAAAAGCTGAAAAAGATGTTAAAGATACAGATTTAGATGTTGAAGATTTAAAAATAGTAGTAGAAAAATATAAAGCTATGTATAAAGAGGATAAAGGAGAAGAATTCCCAGAAGATCCTAAAGTACAATTATGGCATGCTATTAATGCAGTATTTAGAAGCTGGAATAACCCTAGAGCTGAAGCATACAGAAAATTAAATGATATAAGAGGGCTTTTAGGTACTGCTGTAAATGTACAGGCTATGGTATTTGGTAATATGGGAAATACTTCTGCTACAGGAGTATGTTTCTCTCGTAACCCTTCTACAGGTGAAAATAAATTCTATGGTGAGTTCTTAATCAATGCTCAAGGTGAAGATGTTGTTGCAGGTATTAGAACTCCTCAGGAAATTACATTGGAAGGCAGTTTAGAATGGGCTAAAAATAACTCAATAAGTGAAGAAGAAAGAAAATCTAAGTATCCTTCTCTTGAAGAAGTTATGCCTAATGTATACAAACAATTAGTAAGCTATAAAAATCAATTAGAAAAATATTACAGTGATATGCAGGATATGGAATTTACTATACAGGAAGGCAAGCTTTATATGCTCCAAACTCGTAATGGTAAAAGAACTGCTGCTGCTGCTGTAAGAATAGCGGTTGAACTTGCTGAGGCTAAAATAATATCTAAAGAAGAAGCTATAATGAGAGTAAATCCTTCTGATTTGGATCAATTGCTTCACCCAATGTTCGATCCTGCAGCTAAAAAAGGTGCCAAAGTTCTTGCTAAAGGATTAAATGCTTCTCCTGGTGCTGCTGTTGGTAAAGTAGTATTTGCAGCTGACAGAGCTGAAGCTATGAAAGAAGCAGGCGAACAGGTTGTACTTGTTCGTATAGAAACTAGCCCTGAGGACATTAAGGGAATGAATGCTGCTGAAGGTATATTAACTGCTAGAGGCGGTTCTACTTCGCATGCTGCTGTTGTAGCACGCGGTATGGGTAAATGCTGTGTTGCAGGCTGCAGTGCTTTGGAAATAGACTACTCCAATAAATGTATGAAAGTAGGTGATGATGTAATTAATGAAGGCGATTATATTTCTATAGATGGTTCTACAGGCGAAGTTATGTTAGGACAGGTTGCTACTAAAGATTCAGAAATGTCAGAGGACTTCAAAAAACTTATGCAATGGGCTGATGAAATAAGAATAAAAAATAAATTTGAAGTTCATACTAATGCTGATACTCCTAATGATGCACAAATTGCTAGAAAATTCGGTGCTGAAGGTATAGGACTTTGCAGAACTGAGCACATGTTCTTCAATGCTGACAGAATTAAGAGTGTAAGACAGCTTATACTTGTTGCTGAAGAAGTTAAGCAGTTAAAAGAAAAATTAGAAGCTGCTGAAAAAATCGGCGATAAGAAAACTATAGAAGAACTTGAGCCTTTATACAGAGAGCCTAGAAAACTTTATGATGAAGCTTTAGATAATATTCTTCCTATGCAAAGAGAAGACTTTATCGGAATATTTACCGCTATGAATGGATATCCTGTAACAATAAGACTTCTTGATCCGCCTTTGCATGAATTTATTCCTCATGAAGATTCTCAATTGCAGGAGCTTTCTAGTGAAATGAATGTTCCTTTTGATAAACTTAAAGCTATAAGAGATTCTTTACATGAATTTAATCCTATGCTTGGACATAGAGGCTGCCGTCTTGGTATTACTTACCCTGAAATCTATGATATGCAGGCTAGAGCTATATTAGAGGCTGCTGTTAAAGTTAAGAAAAATGGCGTAGATGTTCACCCTGAAATAATGATTCCTCTTGTAGGTACTTTAAAAGAATTGAAAATCATTAAAGATAGAATTATTAAAATAGCAGATGAAGTATTTGAGAAAGAAGGTTCTAAAGTTGATTATAAAGTTGGTACTATGATAGAAGTTCCTAGAGCTGCCTTAGTTGCTGATAAAATAGCTACAGAAGCTGAATTCTTCTCATTCGGTACTAATGACTTAACTCAAATGGGAGGCGGTTTCTCAAGAGATGATGCCGGTAAATTCTTAAAAGACTATGTTAATAAAGAAATATACGAAAAAGATCCTTTCCAATCATTGGATCAGGAAGGTATAGGAGAGCTTTTGAGAATCGGTGTTACTAAAGGAAGAGCTGCTAATAAAAAACTTGTTGTTGGTATCTGCGGTGAGCATGGAGGAGATCCTGCTACAGTTATGTTCTGTTACAGTATAGGGCTTAACTATGTTAGCTGTTCGCCTTACAGAGTGCCTATAGCAAGACTTGCTGCTGCTCAGGGAATAATAAGTTCTAAAACAGCTAAAAAACCAGCTGCTGCTAAGAAACCAACTGCCAAAAAAGCAGATAGTAAAACTGCATCTGCTAAAAAAACAGCTTCTAAAGTAACAGCTTCTAAAAAAGCACCTGCTAAGAAAACACCTGCTAAGAAAACTTCAGGAAGAAAAAAATAA
- the selD gene encoding selenide, water dikinase SelD has translation MSNITNNTEEKKEQIELLSCALEGGCSAKIPPDLLEKTLAPLMQIKTDSNLLSDVDIGDDAGVYKISDDNALIFTVDYFPPVIADPYGFGQIAACNSISDIYAMGGEPKLALNITMFPKDDSLNILANMLKGGQDKATEAGVLVVGGHTITDTTVKYGMAVIGFANPNKITTNSAAKDGDIIIFTKPLGTGACLAAMRQGLIKESHIEDVFDSMKTLNKKACSVMNKYNVKCATDITGFGLIGHAYKMAKASNVTIELQSSALPMFNKSYEVLDMGCIPGAAFTNMRYVGDNIKVDDNVDYNLKMLSFDPQTSGGLFICADKDNAENVLADLWREGIDCACIIGKVKNKENEYIHLIK, from the coding sequence ATGTCAAATATTACAAATAATACGGAAGAAAAAAAAGAACAAATCGAATTATTATCATGTGCTTTGGAGGGAGGCTGTTCTGCCAAAATTCCTCCTGATTTACTCGAAAAAACGCTTGCTCCTTTAATGCAGATAAAAACAGATTCAAATTTGCTTTCAGATGTAGATATAGGAGATGATGCAGGAGTTTATAAAATTTCAGATGATAATGCTTTAATATTTACCGTGGATTATTTTCCTCCTGTAATAGCAGACCCTTACGGATTCGGACAAATAGCTGCATGCAACTCTATAAGCGATATTTATGCTATGGGAGGAGAGCCTAAATTAGCTTTAAATATTACTATGTTTCCAAAAGATGATTCTTTAAATATATTAGCTAATATGCTTAAAGGCGGACAGGATAAAGCAACAGAAGCCGGAGTATTAGTTGTAGGCGGTCATACAATAACAGATACAACAGTAAAATATGGAATGGCTGTTATTGGCTTTGCTAATCCAAATAAAATAACTACAAATTCAGCAGCTAAAGACGGAGATATTATAATATTTACTAAACCTCTTGGAACAGGGGCTTGCTTGGCTGCTATGAGGCAAGGTCTTATCAAGGAATCTCATATAGAAGATGTATTTGATTCTATGAAGACATTAAATAAAAAAGCCTGCTCTGTTATGAATAAATATAATGTTAAATGTGCTACCGATATTACGGGATTCGGACTCATAGGGCATGCATACAAAATGGCTAAAGCAAGCAATGTAACTATAGAGCTTCAATCATCTGCTTTGCCTATGTTTAATAAGAGCTATGAAGTGCTTGATATGGGCTGTATACCGGGAGCTGCTTTTACTAATATGCGTTATGTAGGGGATAATATAAAAGTAGATGATAATGTTGATTATAATTTAAAAATGCTTTCTTTTGATCCTCAAACCTCAGGCGGATTATTTATATGTGCTGATAAAGATAATGCTGAAAATGTATTAGCTGATCTATGGCGTGAGGGCATTGACTGTGCATGCATAATCGGAAAAGTAAAAAATAAAGAAAACGAATATATACATTTAATAAAATAA
- the aspS gene encoding aspartate--tRNA ligase, with amino-acid sequence MRFKSVYNGILTKDDIGKEVKLAGWVLRRRDHGGVIFVDLRDRTGFVQIVFNPEISKEAHNEAQDLRSEYVISVEGKIRARSPEMINPKIPTGEIEVMVEKMELLNTSETPPFLLEDDIDTGEDIRLKYRYLDLRRPTVFNNLYKRFQITNAFRKHLSDNGFIDVETPILNKSTPEGARDFLVPSRLNAGDFYALPQSPQIFKQILMIGGFDRYYQIAKCFRDEDLRADRQPEFTQVDIETSFLNTDEFLSIMENVTANIVKDVYGIDLPTPFPRLNYYDAMEMYGSDKPDTRFELKLINVEDAVRGCDFAVFKNALDNKFIIRCLNAKGGEKLSRKDIDDFTKYVGIFGAKGLAWMRVTDKGLESNIVKFFSEDNQKKILEVTRAEKGDLLFFVADTPKVTFDALGNLRLRVAEKLNLIDKDKLNFLWVVEFPLFEYDHKEKRISATHHPFTAPVPEDVALLDTDVLKVRSDTYDLVLNGNEIGGGGQRIYDSKVQAKIFSLLGIDDEKAKIRFGFLLDALKYGAPPMCGMAYGIDRVVMLLQKQDSIREVIAFPKTQKGQCLMSGCPSTVDADQLEELHLSIEE; translated from the coding sequence ATGCGTTTTAAAAGTGTCTATAATGGAATATTAACAAAAGATGATATCGGTAAAGAAGTTAAGTTAGCCGGTTGGGTATTGAGAAGAAGAGATCATGGCGGTGTAATATTTGTAGATTTAAGAGACAGAACAGGATTTGTTCAAATAGTTTTCAATCCTGAAATAAGCAAAGAAGCACATAATGAAGCTCAGGATTTAAGAAGTGAATATGTTATTAGTGTAGAAGGTAAAATCAGAGCTAGAAGCCCTGAAATGATTAATCCTAAAATTCCTACAGGTGAAATAGAAGTTATGGTTGAAAAAATGGAGCTTCTTAATACTTCTGAAACTCCTCCTTTCCTTCTTGAAGATGATATTGATACAGGTGAAGATATAAGGTTAAAATACAGATACTTAGATTTAAGAAGACCTACTGTATTCAACAACTTATATAAAAGATTCCAAATTACTAATGCTTTTAGAAAACATTTATCTGATAATGGATTTATAGATGTAGAAACTCCTATATTAAATAAAAGCACTCCTGAAGGTGCAAGAGATTTCCTCGTTCCTTCAAGATTAAATGCTGGAGATTTTTATGCTCTTCCTCAGTCGCCTCAAATATTTAAGCAAATACTTATGATAGGAGGTTTTGATAGATATTATCAAATAGCTAAATGTTTCCGCGATGAAGATTTAAGAGCAGACAGACAGCCGGAGTTTACTCAGGTTGATATTGAAACTTCTTTCCTTAATACTGATGAATTCCTTTCTATTATGGAAAATGTTACTGCTAATATAGTTAAAGATGTTTACGGCATTGATTTGCCTACTCCGTTTCCTAGATTAAATTATTATGATGCTATGGAGATGTATGGAAGCGATAAGCCTGATACTAGATTTGAATTAAAACTTATCAATGTTGAAGATGCTGTTAGAGGCTGTGATTTTGCAGTATTTAAAAATGCTTTAGATAATAAATTTATAATAAGATGTTTGAATGCAAAAGGCGGCGAAAAATTAAGCAGAAAAGATATTGATGACTTCACAAAATATGTAGGCATTTTCGGAGCTAAAGGACTTGCTTGGATGAGAGTAACTGATAAAGGACTTGAATCAAACATAGTAAAATTCTTCTCTGAAGACAATCAGAAAAAAATATTAGAAGTTACTAGAGCAGAGAAAGGTGATTTATTATTCTTTGTTGCGGACACTCCTAAAGTTACATTCGATGCTTTGGGTAATTTAAGATTAAGAGTCGCTGAGAAATTAAATTTAATAGATAAAGATAAGTTAAATTTCTTATGGGTAGTTGAGTTCCCATTATTTGAGTATGATCATAAAGAAAAAAGAATATCCGCTACTCACCACCCATTTACAGCTCCTGTACCTGAAGATGTTGCCTTATTAGATACTGATGTACTAAAAGTAAGAAGCGATACTTATGACTTGGTATTAAACGGCAATGAAATAGGCGGCGGCGGTCAGCGTATTTATGACAGTAAAGTGCAGGCTAAAATATTTAGTCTTTTAGGTATAGATGATGAGAAAGCTAAAATAAGATTTGGATTCTTACTTGATGCATTAAAATACGGTGCTCCTCCTATGTGCGGTATGGCTTATGGTATAGACAGAGTTGTTATGCTTCTTCAAAAACAAGACAGTATTAGAGAAGTTATAGCATTCCCTAAAACTCAGAAAGGTCAATGTTTAATGAGCGGATGTCCTTCTACAGTTGATGCTGATCAGTTAGAAGAGCTTCATTTAAGTATAGAAGAATAA